A stretch of Nonomuraea africana DNA encodes these proteins:
- a CDS encoding MFS transporter, with translation MRVHRAWLVAGVAFVAILGAAGFRATPGVLITPLHEEFGWSTGEISLAVSINLVLYGLTAPFAAALMDRFGMRRVVSAALTLVALGSGLTVFMGASWQLVLCWGVLVGLGTGSMALVFVATVTDRWFVRHRGVVTGVLTAGGATGQLAFLPVLAWLAEGPGWRVASLTVTAAALIVVPLVWVFLRDHPSDVGTTPLGGPAVEVRRPTANAAVRALAVLRSAARTRAFWFLAGGFAICGASTNGLVGTHFIPAAHDHGMPQGTAAGLLALVGIFDVVGTVASGWLSDKVDPKVLLGVYYALRGLSLMVLPGLFAATTEPSMLLFIIFYGLDWVATVPPTVALCRKIYGADGSVVFGWVFASHQVGAAIAAVGAGLTRDHLGAYDLAWYAAGALCLLAAAMSLAVRHAGTHDGAPAGGQDRTRDASRAH, from the coding sequence ATGAGAGTGCATCGTGCGTGGCTGGTGGCAGGCGTCGCGTTTGTGGCGATCCTGGGCGCGGCGGGGTTCCGCGCGACCCCCGGAGTCCTGATCACCCCGCTCCACGAGGAGTTCGGCTGGTCCACCGGGGAGATCTCGCTCGCCGTCTCGATCAATCTGGTCCTGTACGGCCTGACCGCCCCCTTCGCCGCCGCTCTCATGGACCGCTTCGGCATGCGCAGGGTCGTCTCCGCCGCGCTCACCCTGGTCGCGCTCGGCAGCGGGCTGACCGTGTTCATGGGGGCAAGCTGGCAGCTCGTGCTCTGCTGGGGCGTGCTCGTCGGCCTGGGCACCGGCTCGATGGCACTGGTCTTCGTGGCGACCGTCACCGACCGGTGGTTCGTCAGGCACAGGGGCGTCGTCACGGGCGTGCTCACCGCCGGTGGGGCCACGGGTCAGCTCGCCTTCCTGCCCGTGCTGGCGTGGCTGGCCGAGGGGCCCGGCTGGCGGGTCGCCTCCCTCACCGTGACGGCCGCCGCCCTGATCGTCGTGCCGCTGGTGTGGGTGTTCCTGCGCGACCACCCCTCCGACGTGGGCACCACCCCGCTCGGCGGCCCCGCCGTCGAGGTGCGCAGGCCGACGGCCAACGCCGCCGTCAGGGCGCTGGCCGTCCTGCGGAGCGCGGCGCGGACCCGCGCCTTCTGGTTCCTGGCGGGCGGCTTCGCCATCTGCGGCGCGAGCACCAACGGCCTGGTCGGCACGCACTTCATCCCCGCGGCACACGACCACGGCATGCCCCAGGGCACCGCGGCGGGCCTGCTGGCGCTGGTCGGGATCTTCGACGTCGTCGGCACCGTCGCCTCCGGCTGGCTCAGCGACAAGGTCGACCCCAAGGTGCTGCTCGGCGTCTACTACGCGCTGCGCGGGCTGTCGCTCATGGTCCTGCCGGGGCTGTTCGCCGCCACCACCGAGCCGAGCATGTTGCTGTTCATCATCTTCTACGGCCTCGACTGGGTGGCCACAGTGCCGCCCACCGTCGCGCTGTGCAGGAAGATCTACGGCGCCGACGGCTCGGTGGTCTTCGGCTGGGTGTTCGCCTCCCACCAGGTCGGCGCGGCGATCGCCGCCGTCGGCGCCGGGCTCACCCGCGACCACCTGGGCGCCTACGACCTCGCCTGGTACGCCGCGGGCGCGCTGTGCCTGCTGGCGGCGGCGATGTCGCTGGCCGTGCGGCATGCTGGAACCCATGATGGTGCTCCCGCTGGTGGTCAGGATCGAACGCGCGACGCCTCCCGAGCGCACTGA